Genomic DNA from Naumovozyma dairenensis CBS 421 chromosome 11, complete genome:
GCGTACGTAGATGGCCGACCGACATGCGTGAAGTGAGTGTCTTTCTCGCAGGCCTGGATGGATCACCCATACATCACGTGTAAATTCCAGAGGATAATACGGAACCCGCATCGCTTCACACGTCgttgaaaattttttctctGTGGTAGTAAAAGGCTTTCCAATGTTCCTCAACGGCGACAGCAAGAGTTAGTGTCACTGcatgtacgtacgtagtAGAAACCAAAGAGAAggaaagtgaaaaattcaatataacACAAATACTACAACCACCacttgaatttttattttattggGACGATTGGTTCAACACTTATTCTATTGGATATTTTACAACAGGTACTATCACGaaacacacacacacacacatacACACACGTAGTACGATACAAAGATGGGTAAAAAAAACACTAAAGGTGGTAAGAAGggaagaagaggaaagaACGAATCTGACGGTCCAAAACGTGAACTATAttacaaagaagaaggtcAGGAATATGCTCAAATCACCAAGATGTTAGGTAACGGTAGAGTGGAAGCTAGTTGTTTTGATGGTGTTAAGAGACTGGCTCATATTAGAGGTAAGTTAAGAAAGAAAGTATGGATGGGGCAAGGTGATATTATCTTGGTTTCTTTAAGAGATTTCCAAGATGATCAATGTGATGTCGTtcataaatataatttggATGAAGCTAGAACTTTGAAAAGTCAAGGGGAACTTCCTGAAAATGCAAAGATTAATGAAACTGATAACTTTGGTTTCGAATCTGATGAAGATGTTAATTTCGAATTCGGTAACgctgatgaagatgatgaagacgaagaagatggtgaacttgatattgatgacaTTTAATCCTAGTTTTCGctcctttttctttctctttagGTACATGCATGTtatattatactatattatagaaaaaaacTTCTCTGGTAATCACAAATATTCCTTCGTTTTCAAAATAACaacttatatttttttttttgtttccgTTTCCGTAGTGTTATTAATTATGTATACTTTTGAGAAAGTAGATGTTGTGATGACtctgaagaagatatgAATCCCGTTTAttagattttgaaaatacaaTATAAATCTAGCCTATAAGTGCATATACATCgcttatatatatatgtacgTTCTCTTGTAATGCCATTTTATAATAACAAATTCCTCCTAATGTGGATACGGTTTTGCATTCTTAGTGTTTTACTTTAGAGTCTATTTATGGGAATGATAACAGTCATTGTGTATATAATTCCCCGagatatttattataaaataataactcCAAAACTTCTAATAAGAAAGGCAGGATGAACTTACAAATACTTGTCTCTACCTACTTTTTCGTGTGCCTGAGAGGTTACACTCTTTAACAGACTGCCTTATTTAATTTACAACTTCTTTTGCATAAAGCTTTTTGAACAATCAAATAGACCATGGTTTCTGCTTTTATTTAGTCAAAATTAGCCGCCGTTCTgacattttgaaaatttttgaacCTTCATGCAGAGATATCAAGCATCGACTTTttaacaaaaacaaaacgAACTAGACTACCTTTCAAAAGTATATTTTGGTTGTTGTCAACGGTGGTCTTTTGGTTAACTAAACTATAAGTCTTTCAATTGACCTTAAATCTGATTGCCATACCATGGAAGAACAAATTCAATGCATAAAGCAACTCTTGTTGGAGACAAATCCATCGAACTTCGATAAAGATTCAAAtactttaaataatgaaaacttattcaatgaattcataaattcatttcaaatcttattcaatttattacaaaaaaatgaatcaaatataaacaataaACTTCGTGTAACTCTCATCGATTCATTTTCCATTTGGCTATCAAGATCAACACAAATCATCtcaaataaaaacattGAATCTAAGGTATACTCTCAATCAATTGCCAAAAATCTATTAAccgaaaaaaatataaattatattttccaatat
This window encodes:
- the TIF11 gene encoding translation initiation complex factor eIF1A (similar to Saccharomyces cerevisiae TIF11 (YMR260C); ancestral locus Anc_8.812), whose product is MGKKNTKGGKKGRRGKNESDGPKRELYYKEEGQEYAQITKMLGNGRVEASCFDGVKRLAHIRGKLRKKVWMGQGDIILVSLRDFQDDQCDVVHKYNLDEARTLKSQGELPENAKINETDNFGFESDEDVNFEFGNADEDDEDEEDGELDIDDI